The following proteins are co-located in the Sphingomonas panacis genome:
- a CDS encoding response regulator transcription factor: MARLIVIEDDPKTAEQIIDVLRVHDHEIVHVADGQAALERATREPFDLATLDRLLPGLDGLSLVAALRERRIMMPVLMISALSDVDERIAGLRAGGDDYLVKPFVPEEMAMRVEVLLRRRLQPSEAAILSVGAIEIDLIRRIVTVAGEPVRLLHMEFRLLEFLARHPGDTISRRIIFEQVWGYYFDPGPNLINVHIARLRKKLDQPGRPSAIVTVKGEGYRLDAV; this comes from the coding sequence TTGGCCCGCCTCATCGTGATCGAGGATGATCCAAAAACTGCCGAGCAGATCATTGATGTCCTGCGCGTGCACGACCATGAGATCGTGCACGTCGCGGACGGCCAAGCCGCGCTGGAACGCGCGACCCGCGAGCCTTTCGACCTCGCCACGCTCGATCGCTTGCTGCCCGGTCTCGACGGCCTGTCGCTGGTCGCGGCCTTGCGGGAACGGCGGATCATGATGCCCGTGCTGATGATCAGCGCACTGAGCGATGTCGACGAACGGATCGCTGGATTGCGCGCGGGCGGCGACGACTATCTCGTCAAACCGTTCGTCCCCGAGGAAATGGCGATGCGCGTCGAGGTGCTGCTGCGCCGTCGGCTGCAACCGTCCGAGGCCGCGATCCTGAGCGTGGGCGCCATCGAGATCGACTTGATCCGCCGCATCGTCACCGTCGCGGGGGAGCCGGTGCGGCTGCTCCACATGGAGTTTCGCCTCTTGGAGTTTCTGGCGCGGCACCCGGGCGACACGATCAGCCGGCGGATCATCTTCGAACAGGTGTGGGGATATTATTTCGACCCCGGCCCGAACCTCATCAACGTGCATATCGCGCGGTTGCGCAAGAAGCTCGATCAACCGGGGCGCCCCTCCGCGATCGTCACCGTCAAGGGCGAAGGCTATCGTCTCGATGCCGTTTGA
- a CDS encoding sensor histidine kinase, producing MPFERLRLREIRATSTFRLTILLGIVFAAGVVALLGLIYGLSARELTARTDHILLQEADRLRSVSAEALPRRIDSEIRQNASGLTYFGLQARDGEPVAGNLRIAGTFRFDHPVNVAAGGNRHSPLRVLAIRAPTGETILIARDIAPIVDLRHRILTILVVSGLAIAVLVFGAGFMLSLAPLRRVRDLQATSREIAAGRLDRRMPVSRRGDELDLFADTVNTMIEEVERVVAQVKGVTDAVAHDLRTPLAHVRGKLQQVAALAAADPDLTELARSATDDLDLVLERFAALLRISELEARGRLAGFAAVSIAPLLAGVCDLYEPLAEEAGVALALAAGPDATIHADPQLLFEAVSNLVDNAIKFSGPGGHVLLSLALEAEAVVIAVRDDGPGLRADDRQAALRRFYRGVDTAGVPGTGLGLSVVAAIVHLHGFALELDDAAPGLIVRIHAPR from the coding sequence ATGCCGTTTGAACGTCTGCGCCTGCGCGAGATCCGCGCAACCAGCACGTTCCGGCTGACGATCTTGCTCGGGATAGTGTTCGCCGCCGGCGTGGTGGCGCTGCTCGGCCTGATCTACGGGCTTTCCGCACGGGAACTGACGGCGCGAACCGACCATATCCTGTTGCAGGAGGCCGATCGCCTCCGCAGCGTCTCGGCCGAAGCCTTGCCGAGACGAATCGACAGCGAGATCCGCCAAAATGCCAGCGGCCTGACCTATTTCGGCCTGCAAGCGCGCGATGGCGAGCCGGTGGCGGGCAATCTGCGGATCGCGGGCACCTTCCGGTTCGACCATCCGGTGAATGTCGCGGCCGGCGGAAACCGGCACAGCCCGCTTCGCGTCCTCGCGATCCGCGCGCCGACCGGCGAAACGATCCTGATCGCGCGCGACATCGCGCCGATCGTCGACCTGCGCCATCGTATCCTCACGATCCTCGTCGTCAGCGGTCTCGCGATAGCGGTGCTGGTGTTCGGCGCGGGCTTCATGCTCAGCCTCGCGCCGCTGCGCCGGGTGCGTGATCTGCAGGCGACCAGCCGGGAAATCGCCGCCGGTCGGCTGGACCGGCGGATGCCCGTCAGCCGGCGCGGCGACGAGCTCGACCTGTTCGCGGACACCGTCAACACCATGATCGAGGAAGTCGAGCGCGTGGTCGCGCAGGTGAAGGGCGTGACGGATGCGGTGGCGCACGACCTGCGGACCCCGCTCGCGCACGTGCGCGGCAAACTGCAGCAGGTTGCCGCATTGGCAGCGGCGGACCCCGACCTTACCGAACTCGCCCGCTCGGCCACCGACGACCTCGATCTCGTGCTGGAACGCTTCGCCGCATTGCTGCGGATTTCCGAACTGGAGGCACGCGGACGTCTGGCGGGGTTCGCGGCGGTGTCGATCGCGCCCTTGCTTGCCGGGGTGTGCGACTTGTACGAGCCGCTCGCCGAGGAGGCCGGGGTTGCGCTTGCGCTCGCGGCCGGTCCTGACGCGACCATTCACGCCGACCCACAGTTGCTGTTCGAAGCGGTCAGCAATCTGGTCGACAACGCGATCAAGTTCAGCGGCCCCGGAGGCCATGTCCTGCTGTCGCTCGCGCTGGAGGCGGAGGCCGTGGTGATCGCGGTGCGCGATGACGGTCCGGGACTGCGCGCCGACGATCGTCAGGCCGCGCTGCGGCGCTTCTACCGCGGCGTGGATACGGCTGGCGTCCCCGGTACGGGTCTCGGCCTGAGCGTCGTCGCCGCGATCGTTCACCTCCACGGCTTTGCACTCGAACTGGACGATGCCGCGCCGGGCCTGATCGTGCGCATTCACGCACCCAGGTGA
- a CDS encoding efflux RND transporter permease subunit, with amino-acid sequence MLQLVKLALSKPYTFVVLAILIVLSGSIAWVRTPTDIFPDIKIPVIAVVWTYRGLPPEDMAGRVVYYYERQLSSTVNDIDHIESQSLNGVGIVKIFFQPDVDIRTASAQVTAASQTVLKQMPPGITPPQILNYNASTVPILQLALSAKDLSEQKIYDLGQNFIRPALASVQGAAIPSPYGGKERQIQIDLDPDALQARHLSASDVGAALAAQNQIVPAGTTKIGQYEYNVRLNNSPEVVEQLNDLPIKTVDGATVTMRDVAHVRDGSPPQRNVVRVDGGRAVLMTVLKSGAASTIAIVDQAKALLPKIRETLPLSLKVQPLSDQSLFVKAAVSGVIKEGVIAAALTSLMILLFLGSWRSTVIIAASIPLAILAAVAGLAMAGQTLNIMTLGGLALAVGILVDDATVTIENINWHLEQGKPVRAAILDGAEQIVGPAFVSLLCICIAFLPMFFLPGVAGFLFAPMAMAVVFAMIASFVLSRTLVPTMGNYLLRQHATEHTSDVMVSHDAMSGRPESRNVFRRFQSGFEHRFEAVRGYYVALLDFALARRRVFVPAFMAAVLVSFALVPMLGRNFFPTIDAGQINLHVRAPIGTRIEETAAMFDHVEDRIRSVIPPDELVSIVDNIGMPVSGINRAYSNTGGVGPQDGDILVTLSEDHKPTAGYVRRLRKVLPDAFPGSVFSFLPADIISQILNFGAPAPIDVMVTGSDIKGGKVYAQALAEKMQHIPGIADVRVQQTEAYPELGFDVDRAQADRVGITENDVTRSMAVNLAGSFQVAPAFWLNPKNGVSYPIVVQTPQYRTDSLSALQNLPVTGPGGTYQLLGALGTLHREPSPAVVTHYAVQPSYDVYATTQGRDLGAVAADIQKVLDDAKGTLPKGSSVKLRGQVETMNTAFSGLIFGLIGAIVLIYLLIVVNFQSWVDPTVIISALPAALAGIVWMLFATHTPLSVPALTGAIMCMGVATANSVLVVSFARERLAATGDALLAAAEAGATRFRPVLMTALAMIIGMAPMALGLGEGGEQNAPLGRAVIGGLICATLATLVFVPVVFSIAHRKQRRAASAPLVSGTLAHAG; translated from the coding sequence GTGCTGCAACTCGTCAAGCTTGCGCTCAGCAAGCCCTATACGTTCGTCGTTCTCGCCATCCTGATCGTGTTGTCGGGATCGATCGCATGGGTACGCACCCCGACCGACATCTTTCCTGACATCAAGATCCCGGTGATCGCGGTGGTGTGGACCTATCGTGGCCTGCCGCCCGAGGACATGGCCGGTCGCGTCGTCTATTATTACGAGCGCCAGCTTTCGAGCACGGTCAACGATATCGACCATATCGAGAGCCAGTCGCTCAACGGCGTGGGCATCGTGAAGATCTTCTTCCAGCCCGACGTGGATATCCGCACCGCATCGGCGCAGGTGACGGCCGCCTCGCAGACCGTGCTCAAGCAGATGCCGCCGGGCATCACTCCGCCGCAGATCCTCAACTACAACGCCTCGACCGTGCCGATCCTCCAGCTCGCGCTGTCGGCCAAGGATCTGTCCGAACAGAAGATCTACGATCTTGGCCAGAACTTCATCCGGCCAGCGCTCGCCTCGGTGCAGGGTGCCGCGATCCCGTCGCCCTATGGCGGCAAGGAGCGCCAGATCCAGATCGATCTCGACCCCGACGCGCTTCAGGCCCGGCATCTGTCGGCGAGCGACGTCGGTGCCGCGCTCGCGGCGCAGAACCAGATCGTTCCGGCGGGCACCACCAAGATCGGCCAGTACGAGTATAACGTCCGCCTCAACAACTCGCCCGAGGTGGTCGAGCAACTCAACGACCTGCCGATCAAGACCGTGGATGGCGCGACCGTGACGATGCGGGACGTGGCGCATGTCCGCGACGGATCGCCGCCGCAGCGCAACGTGGTGCGCGTCGATGGTGGCCGCGCGGTGCTGATGACCGTGCTGAAGTCGGGCGCGGCATCGACCATCGCGATCGTCGATCAGGCAAAGGCGCTGCTGCCGAAGATCCGCGAGACGCTGCCGCTCTCGCTCAAGGTGCAACCGCTGTCGGACCAGTCGCTGTTCGTGAAGGCGGCGGTGTCCGGCGTCATCAAGGAAGGCGTGATCGCGGCCGCGCTCACCTCGCTGATGATCCTGCTGTTCCTCGGCTCGTGGCGATCGACCGTCATCATCGCCGCCTCGATCCCGCTCGCCATCCTCGCCGCCGTGGCGGGGCTGGCGATGGCGGGGCAGACGCTCAACATCATGACGCTGGGCGGGCTGGCGCTCGCGGTCGGCATCCTCGTCGATGACGCGACGGTGACGATCGAGAACATCAACTGGCATCTCGAACAGGGCAAGCCCGTGCGCGCCGCGATCCTCGACGGCGCCGAACAGATCGTCGGCCCGGCGTTCGTGTCGCTGCTGTGCATCTGCATCGCCTTCCTCCCGATGTTCTTCCTGCCCGGCGTCGCCGGCTTCCTGTTCGCACCGATGGCGATGGCGGTGGTGTTCGCGATGATCGCGTCGTTCGTGCTGTCACGCACGCTCGTCCCGACGATGGGCAACTATCTGCTGCGCCAGCACGCAACCGAGCACACGTCCGATGTGATGGTAAGCCACGACGCCATGTCTGGTCGGCCCGAGAGCCGCAACGTGTTCCGGCGCTTCCAAAGCGGATTTGAGCATCGCTTCGAGGCAGTGCGCGGCTATTACGTCGCTTTGCTCGACTTCGCACTCGCCCGGCGGCGCGTGTTCGTGCCGGCGTTCATGGCCGCCGTCCTCGTCTCGTTCGCGCTGGTGCCGATGCTCGGTCGCAACTTCTTCCCGACCATCGACGCCGGACAGATCAACCTCCATGTCCGCGCGCCGATCGGCACGCGGATCGAGGAGACCGCAGCGATGTTCGACCATGTCGAGGATCGCATCCGCTCTGTCATCCCGCCGGATGAACTGGTGTCGATCGTCGACAATATCGGCATGCCGGTGTCGGGCATCAACCGCGCCTATTCCAACACCGGCGGCGTCGGCCCGCAGGACGGCGACATCCTCGTCACGCTGTCGGAAGACCATAAGCCCACCGCCGGCTATGTCCGGCGCTTGCGCAAGGTGCTGCCCGATGCGTTTCCCGGCTCGGTCTTCTCGTTCCTGCCCGCCGACATCATCAGCCAGATCCTGAACTTCGGCGCGCCCGCACCGATCGACGTGATGGTGACCGGCAGCGACATCAAAGGCGGCAAGGTCTATGCGCAGGCGCTTGCCGAGAAGATGCAGCATATCCCCGGCATCGCGGACGTGCGCGTGCAGCAGACCGAGGCCTATCCCGAACTCGGCTTCGACGTGGATCGCGCGCAGGCCGACCGGGTCGGCATCACCGAAAACGACGTGACCCGCAGCATGGCGGTCAATCTCGCCGGCAGTTTCCAGGTCGCGCCCGCCTTCTGGCTCAACCCGAAGAACGGCGTTTCGTACCCGATCGTCGTGCAGACGCCGCAATATCGCACCGACAGCCTGTCGGCGCTCCAGAACCTGCCGGTCACCGGCCCTGGCGGGACTTACCAGCTTCTCGGCGCGCTCGGCACGCTCCACCGCGAGCCGTCGCCGGCGGTGGTGACGCATTACGCGGTGCAGCCGTCATACGACGTCTATGCGACCACGCAGGGCCGCGATCTCGGTGCGGTTGCCGCCGACATCCAGAAGGTGCTCGACGACGCCAAGGGTACGTTGCCCAAGGGGTCGAGCGTGAAGCTGCGTGGCCAGGTCGAGACGATGAACACCGCCTTTTCGGGCCTGATCTTCGGCCTGATCGGCGCGATTGTGCTGATCTACTTGCTGATTGTCGTCAACTTCCAGAGCTGGGTTGATCCAACCGTCATCATCTCCGCTTTGCCCGCCGCGCTCGCCGGGATCGTCTGGATGCTGTTCGCGACCCATACGCCACTCTCTGTGCCGGCACTCACCGGCGCGATCATGTGCATGGGCGTGGCGACCGCGAACTCGGTACTGGTAGTTAGCTTCGCGCGCGAACGTCTCGCGGCAACAGGCGATGCGCTCCTTGCCGCAGCAGAGGCGGGTGCAACCCGCTTCCGCCCGGTGCTGATGACCGCCCTCGCCATGATCATCGGCATGGCGCCGATGGCGCTCGGTCTCGGCGAAGGCGGCGAGCAGAACGCG
- a CDS encoding DUF2269 family protein, with product MADYLLLKTVHILSSTLLFGTGLGTAFHGWMANRSGDAGARRVVNRNVVIADWLFTTPAVIVQPITGVWLARIAGFPLTTGWLAASIALYLLVGACWLPVVVIQIEMRRIADRTPLGEQLPSRYFRLSRLWFLLGWPAFIGVILIFWLMVTKPELAW from the coding sequence GTGGCTGATTACCTGCTGCTCAAAACCGTCCACATCCTCAGCTCGACCTTGCTGTTCGGCACCGGGCTCGGCACCGCCTTTCATGGCTGGATGGCGAACCGATCGGGCGACGCCGGCGCGCGTCGAGTCGTCAACCGCAACGTCGTAATCGCCGACTGGCTGTTCACAACGCCGGCGGTCATCGTCCAGCCAATAACCGGTGTGTGGCTGGCGCGCATTGCGGGCTTCCCGCTGACGACGGGCTGGCTGGCGGCGTCGATCGCACTTTACCTGCTGGTCGGCGCCTGCTGGTTGCCGGTCGTCGTCATCCAAATCGAGATGCGACGAATCGCCGATCGCACGCCATTAGGCGAGCAATTGCCGTCGCGCTACTTCCGGTTGTCGCGGTTGTGGTTCCTGCTCGGCTGGCCGGCGTTCATCGGCGTCATTCTCATCTTCTGGCTGATGGTGACCAAGCCGGAGCTCGCGTGGTGA
- a CDS encoding Ca2+-dependent phosphoinositide-specific phospholipase C: protein MIRSALLALAAVALGAAAPPLRMNDIQVIGSHNSFKARIPDAVMARLRTIDPKLADGLDYYHLPLTDQLDHGVRQIEIDIFADPKGDRYAEPKGELWARAAGETTAFDRAAMRQPGFKVFHIPDIDYISTCVTLRRCLGEVDRWSRRHPDHLPIMITINAADTPSNRPGITDPIPLDDPALLDALDGEIRSAFRGNRLITPDEVRGNAPSLSQAIRQRGWPSLSKARGRVYILFDVRKAVSNTYRLGHPSLAGRAMFGWYPEDDADSAIQIVQDPLADKTEIRRWVQQGLIVRTRSDANTVEARAKDHRKSLAAMASGAQAISTDYYPGAPDPLRTTFTVTLPRGEMARCSPVRVPAGCRLRR, encoded by the coding sequence ATGATCAGATCCGCTCTTCTGGCGCTCGCCGCGGTGGCCCTCGGCGCCGCCGCTCCGCCGCTAAGGATGAACGACATCCAGGTGATCGGCTCGCACAACAGCTTCAAGGCGCGCATCCCGGACGCGGTGATGGCCAGGCTGCGCACGATCGATCCGAAACTGGCCGACGGGCTCGACTATTATCATCTGCCGCTCACAGACCAACTCGATCACGGCGTGCGTCAGATCGAGATCGACATCTTCGCAGATCCCAAAGGCGATCGCTACGCCGAGCCCAAGGGCGAGCTTTGGGCGCGCGCCGCCGGGGAGACCACCGCGTTCGACCGCGCGGCGATGCGGCAGCCTGGGTTCAAGGTGTTCCACATACCCGATATCGACTACATCAGCACCTGCGTGACGTTGCGCCGCTGTCTCGGCGAGGTCGATCGCTGGTCGCGCCGGCACCCCGATCATCTGCCGATTATGATCACCATCAATGCAGCCGACACGCCATCGAACCGGCCGGGCATCACCGATCCGATCCCGCTCGATGATCCTGCACTGCTCGACGCGTTGGACGGCGAGATCCGATCAGCATTCCGCGGCAACCGGCTCATCACGCCGGATGAGGTTCGTGGCAACGCGCCATCGCTGAGTCAGGCGATCCGGCAGCGTGGGTGGCCGAGCCTGTCCAAAGCCCGGGGCCGGGTCTACATCCTGTTCGACGTGCGCAAGGCGGTCTCAAACACGTACCGTCTGGGGCATCCGTCACTCGCCGGTCGTGCGATGTTCGGCTGGTATCCCGAGGATGATGCGGATTCCGCGATACAGATCGTCCAGGATCCGCTGGCCGATAAGACCGAGATTCGGCGATGGGTGCAGCAGGGCCTGATCGTCCGTACCCGCTCCGACGCGAACACCGTCGAGGCGCGCGCCAAAGATCATCGCAAGTCTCTGGCCGCGATGGCGAGCGGCGCCCAGGCCATCAGCACGGACTATTATCCGGGCGCGCCCGATCCACTGCGCACCACCTTCACGGTGACGCTCCCGCGAGGTGAGATGGCGCGCTGCAGCCCAGTCCGTGTTCCGGCGGGGTGTCGGCTCCGGCGGTGA
- a CDS encoding SDR family oxidoreductase, protein MHVLIVGAGGFIGRHLAGRLVAEGLRITAAGRVPARLERLIPGVSALSCDLSRDSVEAWHGRLAGVDAVINCAGLFGDARGYPQVHASGPAALFDACRSVGVGRVVQVSALGAHAQAASAYHRSKAAADDHLAALDPTGRDMGWVVLRPSLVIGRGGRSSALFAALAALPVTPRLGQAGGLVQPIHIDDLVEVVFRLLHAPLPLAERLDVVGPEPMTTDALIACFRRWLGLPRAWGVTVPRMVLAAVARLGAGPVTREGMAMLAAGNTAPLAPLVAATGCRPAPLEQALARCPAGEADLRAARLAPVVPILRLMLALVWLAGGIVPLVLTSQAASAAWLARVGLVGMPAIAALWTGSLADIAIGVALLATVRGAALAGIGLMTVYTLILAGTVPELWADPFGALIKNAAVLGLSLAVHTLETRRG, encoded by the coding sequence ATGCACGTTCTGATCGTCGGGGCCGGCGGCTTCATCGGCCGCCATCTCGCAGGGCGGCTGGTGGCGGAAGGCCTCCGCATCACCGCCGCCGGGCGCGTGCCGGCACGCCTGGAACGGCTGATTCCCGGCGTGAGCGCGCTGTCCTGCGACCTGTCGCGGGACAGCGTCGAGGCATGGCACGGCCGGCTCGCCGGGGTCGATGCGGTGATCAACTGCGCTGGACTGTTCGGCGACGCGCGCGGCTACCCGCAGGTTCATGCAAGCGGACCTGCCGCCTTGTTCGACGCCTGTCGTTCAGTCGGCGTCGGCCGGGTCGTTCAGGTCTCTGCTCTGGGCGCGCACGCCCAAGCCGCCAGCGCGTATCATCGGAGCAAGGCCGCTGCGGACGATCATCTCGCGGCGCTCGATCCGACGGGCAGAGACATGGGCTGGGTGGTGTTGCGCCCTTCGCTGGTCATCGGTCGCGGCGGGCGGAGCAGTGCGCTCTTCGCGGCACTGGCCGCGCTGCCGGTCACGCCGCGTCTGGGGCAAGCCGGAGGTCTGGTGCAGCCGATCCACATCGACGATCTGGTCGAGGTCGTCTTCCGGTTGCTGCACGCGCCGCTGCCGTTGGCTGAGCGGCTCGATGTTGTTGGCCCTGAGCCGATGACGACAGACGCGCTCATCGCGTGCTTTCGCCGATGGCTCGGTCTCCCGCGCGCATGGGGCGTGACCGTGCCGCGGATGGTGCTTGCCGCCGTCGCACGGCTCGGGGCGGGGCCGGTTACCCGCGAGGGCATGGCGATGCTCGCGGCCGGCAATACCGCTCCGTTAGCGCCGCTGGTTGCGGCGACCGGATGTCGGCCGGCACCCCTGGAACAGGCGCTTGCGCGGTGCCCGGCGGGCGAGGCGGACCTTCGCGCAGCCCGGCTTGCCCCGGTAGTGCCGATCCTACGGCTGATGCTGGCGTTGGTATGGCTGGCGGGTGGAATCGTGCCGCTCGTCCTCACGTCGCAGGCGGCGAGCGCCGCATGGCTCGCCCGCGTCGGACTCGTCGGCATGCCAGCGATTGCCGCTCTCTGGACAGGATCGCTGGCGGACATCGCCATCGGCGTGGCGCTGCTCGCCACCGTGCGCGGCGCGGCGCTCGCCGGGATCGGATTGATGACCGTCTATACCCTGATCCTTGCCGGCACGGTGCCCGAGCTCTGGGCCGATCCCTTCGGCGCGCTCATCAAGAACGCCGCCGTGCTGGGGCTGTCGCTCGCCGTCCATACGCTGGAGACTCGTCGTGGCTGA
- a CDS encoding TonB-dependent receptor has translation MSSYSRLFRATLPFTLAALGYTQPAAAQLIAEAANPGAQTPDANTAAADGANDIVVTGSYADSLAAATETKRRAAFGVDAINSTDIGKFPAQNVAEALQLVPGVAITRPRGEGLYISVRGLGPQFQNTLLNGRPIAINDLIENGGANGRQFRFEMLPAEFVSQIDVVKTPTADMNEGALGGNIDVHTFRPLEVGTKTTLNLRGTYTTLTEKVKPNATGLTSFKSGDGTFGILAAAQYWGKSVRNDRSYNTGWYLDKFASALGSGFYTPGRTRPTVETEDRKRLSGLISAQWQPTPELETTLDVLATRLDVAYDEFGLDIYPDDSSVAGHKPAIVPGSVKRDGETVVAATINDVRFMGTREYSLNRHDLITIGLKQAWNPEGWHIVANANWSYAHSFHPSYAEGTVRSRIQFFAPLSYDSSGGYKVAPTITTPTNVLNPANYTLYPFNIAPKNSKDWDRYVRLDVDHDMDGFITKLSAGGEYHSRKRDYRRRDFTVNPAANTSLTGFAPNGYEQIPFDNFLSGVPGNYPRTWIVPITSVFYDKLFTDAIANAPLAAGDLRASYVVTEKTAGGYVRADYAFSLGAVPVTGNVGVRYVHTDQVASGTLTTGSVATPASFPQTFNDWLPSFNLRAELTHDLVGRLAASRVLTRPNVTQSAPQISVSTDQPTASGGNPALKPFLATQFDASLEWYFNRQGSLTGALFYKAMDNYITAQNINVEIPGRGTVLLSTQVNGGNAKVYGAEAAYNQVFTFLPAPFDGLGFQASYTHTSVQASYTAGARPIKDQLIGLSKNSFNVVGFYDKGPLSTRLSYTWRDKYLTGIGSTTQATTTQAAFGSLDGNLSIRATSHLMFSVEAINIANANSYSYNEKELQFGEINNYGRTILFGVRAQF, from the coding sequence ATGTCGAGCTATTCACGCCTGTTCCGGGCGACGCTGCCGTTCACTCTGGCGGCATTGGGGTACACGCAGCCAGCCGCAGCACAACTGATTGCGGAGGCGGCGAATCCGGGCGCGCAGACGCCAGACGCGAACACCGCTGCCGCCGACGGCGCGAACGACATCGTGGTGACCGGCTCCTACGCGGACAGCCTTGCGGCGGCGACCGAGACCAAACGCCGGGCAGCGTTCGGCGTCGACGCGATCAACTCGACCGACATCGGCAAATTCCCCGCACAGAACGTAGCGGAGGCGCTCCAACTGGTTCCGGGCGTCGCGATCACCCGTCCGCGCGGTGAGGGACTGTACATCAGCGTTCGAGGGCTCGGGCCGCAGTTTCAGAACACGCTGCTCAACGGGCGCCCGATCGCGATCAACGACCTGATCGAGAATGGCGGCGCCAACGGTCGCCAGTTCCGCTTCGAAATGCTACCGGCCGAATTCGTGTCCCAGATCGACGTCGTGAAGACGCCGACTGCGGACATGAACGAGGGTGCGCTCGGCGGCAACATCGACGTCCACACCTTCCGTCCGCTCGAAGTGGGCACCAAGACCACGCTCAACCTGCGCGGCACCTACACGACGCTGACGGAGAAGGTGAAGCCCAACGCGACCGGCCTCACCAGCTTCAAGAGCGGCGACGGCACCTTCGGCATCCTCGCTGCCGCGCAATATTGGGGTAAATCTGTCCGCAATGATCGTTCGTACAATACCGGCTGGTATCTCGACAAGTTCGCCTCGGCGCTTGGGTCCGGCTTCTACACGCCCGGCCGCACCCGCCCGACCGTGGAGACCGAGGACCGCAAGCGCTTGTCCGGCCTGATCTCGGCGCAGTGGCAGCCAACACCTGAGTTGGAGACGACGCTAGACGTGCTCGCGACTCGGCTGGACGTCGCCTATGACGAGTTCGGGCTGGACATCTATCCCGACGACTCCAGCGTCGCCGGGCACAAACCGGCGATCGTGCCGGGTTCGGTCAAGCGCGATGGCGAAACCGTCGTCGCCGCGACGATCAACGATGTGCGCTTCATGGGTACGCGCGAATACAGCCTCAACCGACATGACCTGATCACGATCGGCCTCAAGCAGGCGTGGAATCCGGAAGGCTGGCATATCGTCGCCAACGCCAACTGGTCTTACGCGCACAGCTTTCATCCGAGCTACGCCGAAGGCACGGTGCGTAGCCGCATCCAGTTTTTCGCACCGCTGAGCTATGACTCGTCCGGCGGCTACAAAGTTGCTCCGACGATCACCACGCCGACCAATGTGCTCAACCCGGCCAACTACACGCTGTATCCCTTCAACATCGCGCCCAAAAACAGCAAGGATTGGGACCGCTACGTGCGGCTCGACGTCGATCATGATATGGACGGCTTCATCACCAAGCTGTCGGCGGGTGGGGAGTACCATTCGCGCAAGCGCGACTACCGACGCCGCGACTTTACCGTGAATCCCGCCGCCAACACGTCGCTCACCGGCTTCGCACCGAACGGGTACGAACAGATTCCGTTCGACAACTTCCTGTCGGGGGTACCGGGCAACTATCCACGCACCTGGATCGTGCCGATCACCAGCGTATTCTATGACAAGTTGTTCACAGATGCGATCGCCAACGCGCCGCTGGCCGCTGGCGATCTCCGCGCCTCCTACGTCGTCACCGAGAAGACAGCGGGCGGCTACGTGCGCGCGGACTATGCCTTTTCGCTCGGCGCGGTTCCAGTCACCGGCAACGTCGGCGTTCGCTATGTCCATACCGACCAGGTGGCGAGCGGCACACTCACGACCGGCAGCGTGGCGACCCCGGCGAGCTTCCCCCAGACCTTCAACGACTGGTTGCCGAGTTTCAACCTGCGCGCCGAACTGACTCACGACCTGGTTGGTCGCCTTGCCGCCAGCCGCGTGCTGACCCGCCCGAACGTGACGCAGAGCGCGCCGCAGATCAGCGTCTCTACCGACCAGCCCACCGCGAGCGGCGGCAACCCGGCGCTGAAGCCGTTCCTCGCGACCCAGTTCGATGCCTCGCTCGAATGGTATTTCAACCGGCAGGGTTCGCTCACCGGCGCGCTGTTCTACAAGGCGATGGACAACTACATAACCGCGCAGAACATCAACGTCGAAATTCCCGGGCGCGGCACGGTGCTGCTCAGCACTCAGGTCAACGGCGGCAATGCCAAGGTCTATGGCGCAGAAGCGGCCTACAATCAGGTGTTCACCTTCCTGCCGGCGCCGTTTGACGGTCTGGGCTTCCAGGCGTCCTACACGCACACCTCGGTACAGGCGAGCTACACGGCCGGCGCGCGCCCGATAAAGGATCAACTGATCGGCTTGTCGAAGAACAGCTTCAACGTCGTCGGCTTCTACGACAAGGGGCCGCTCTCGACCCGGCTGTCCTATACGTGGCGCGATAAATACCTCACCGGCATCGGCAGTACTACGCAGGCGACCACCACGCAGGCGGCGTTCGGATCGCTCGATGGCAACCTCTCGATCCGCGCTACGAGCCACCTGATGTTCAGCGTCGAGGCGATCAACATCGCCAATGCGAACAGCTACAGCTACAATGAGAAGGAACTACAATTCGGCGAGATCAACAATTACGGCCGGACCATCCTGTTCGGTGTGCGGGCGCAGTTCTGA